Genomic window (Mya arenaria isolate MELC-2E11 chromosome 16, ASM2691426v1):
AATGGACCTTTGTGTACATAAATGGGGTGGACCTTTGTGTACATAAATGGGGTGTTCCTTTGTGTACACATAAGGGGGTGTACCTTTGTGTACATAAATGGGGTGTACCATTGTGTACATAAATGGGGTGTACATTTCTGTACATAAATGGGGTGTACCTTTGTGTACATAAATAAATGGGGTGTAACTTTCTGTACATAAAAGGGGTGTACCTTTGTGTACATAAATGGGGTGTACATTTCTGTACATAAATGGGGTGTACCTTTGTGTACATAAAAGGGGTGTACCTTTGTTTACATAAATGGGGTGTACCTTTGTGTACATATATGGGGTGTACCTTTGTGTACATAAATGGGATGTACCTTTATGTACATAAATGGGGTGTACCTTTGTGTACATAAATGGGGTGTACCTTTGTGTACATAAATGGGATGTACCTGTGTGTACATAAATGGGATGTACCTTTGTGTACATAAATGGGGTGTTCCTTTGTTTACATAAATGGGGTGTACCTTTGTGTACATATATGGGGTGTACCTTTGTGTACATAAATGGGATGTACCTTTATGTACATAAATGGGGTGTACCTTTGTGTACATAAATGGGGTGTACCTTTGTGTACATAAATGGGGTGTACCTTTGTGTACATAAATGGGATGTACCTGTGTGTACATAAATGGGATGTACCTGTGTGTACATAAATGGGGTGTACCTTTGTGTACATAAATGGGGTGTACCTTTGTGTACATAAATGGGATGTACCTTTGTGTACGCAAATGGGATGTTCCTTTGTGTACATAAATGGTGTACATAAATGGGATGTACCTTTCTGTACAGAAATGGGGTGTACCTTTGTGAACATAAATTGGGTGTACAAATATGATATGTGCACCGAGGATTACGCTGATGCATCCAACTTACATATTGTTCCAGAGTGCCCTGTCATCGCCAATACGTCTTCTTACACCGTCAACTTACCGGAAGAAAGACAACCGgggacagttttgacttttgcCTGTCATCTCGGGACCGTCAATACATCCGGAAATCTTTCCAGGTATGTCCACGTTTTATtcagacattttaaaaatagcaataGATAGACAAAAGAACGTGAACAAAGTCCACCAACTACCACTGATATCGTCATATAAAAGAAATCAGCCACAGTGGTGTAACATATCCCGTTATATACTTTAAAGTGAGTATAGCTTTCGTCTGGTATTTAGTTTCGTCGATTTCTGACCGTATATGACCGCAACAAATGATATGTTTCACAAGCAATTTTGAGCTGAGATTTATCTTGCTACTAATATGTGTGTAGACAATCAATATCTTGCAAATAATTCTAACGTTCAAACTTTGGCCCCCATCTTTCCCGGTGGTGATAATAgcgtttttaaatttaaataacgaAATGGGTATTTGAAAATGCCTTTTGCGATGAAAGTCGGGCAGAAATGGACTTATGTTAAAAGGAGCGGACAGACCTGTTAAActcgttatactttaaacattttatgtctCACGTCAATATGTATCATGATTGCCTTTTGTACGTGTATTCAATGTtgtatatttatgaacaatTCTAATATTGTTAGTTTACTGAGAAGACAGTTGTAAACAAGTCCCACGTTTGATTCCAGGACATGCCTGAACGCTACCGTACCCGATTGGAGTGGAGATATCCCCGTGTGCAGCCCCGTCACATGTGCCAATCCAAGCACGCAGTTGAACACAGACTTTTCCCTAATCCCGCCACTTACAGCTCCAGTATACGGAACTATGGCGATCTACGGTTGTGATGCGGGGTATATGCCTGTTGGGAATGGCACAATTACGTGTCAATCTGAGGGTACCTGGACGGATCTGGAGCTCGTATGTGTTTATGAGACATGCGGTCTCCCACCCGATGTGGCGAATGGATCGTTTAAGGTTTATACACGAAACAGATTATATGTTGATCTTATTCCATTTAGAGCCATCTATTCGTGCAATGCTGGCCATGTTCTTTCTGGAAATAGTATTGTAACGTGTGACTCAAACGATGACGGATGGACCGGAACACCACCGACTTGTACCTTTGTTGATTGCGGTATCCCATTAAACCTGAAGTATGGTCAGTTTGCCTATAATGAAACGTACTATGGTAGCGTGGCGGTTATAGAATGCGATGCCTCAAATGAATTATCAGAACACTCCACTATTTCATGTAATACAGAAGGCGAATGGATTGGAAACGTGAGTTGCCCATTGCCATTGTGTGAAACACCATCGACACCAGTGAAAGGCGACGTATTCTTCTCCTCCTTAGAAATAAATGCTACCGCCTCGTTCACGTGTCAAGATGGATACGTGTTAAACGGCGCGATGAATAGAACTTGTTTAGATAATTTGCAGTGGAGCTTCATAGAACCAACTTGTGTCATAGTCGACTGCGGAATTCTTTTAAACCCTGATAATGGCTCTGTTAATCTTACATCAGGGACTACGTTTCAGCAAGATGCAAGCTATTCGTGTGACATTGGCTTTACGCTTGTTGGCAGTGACAAAAGAGTATGTCTAGAGGACGGAACATGGAACGAGAGTGAGCCTGTTTGTCAACTTGTTGATTGTGGCCTCCCTCCAGCACTTCATAACGGCTCCTACAGCTCATCTTCTGGTACCGTGTACCTAAGCCAACTTGTGTACTCGTGCAATATAGGTTTTACTATTTCCAGAAACGACACCATCGTTTGCTCTCATACTGGTGTATGGAACGGCACTATGCCACGATGCACAGCAGTTGACTGTGGACCAGTTACAGCACCAGACAACGGTGAAGTTGTGTTTCCTGGAGGTGAGACGTCCTTAAATTGTTATCGTAATGTTTACATTGCCCATTCTGAATGAGTTGTATGAGGTTTTTATGaagtgttattattattattattattattattattattattattattattattattattattataagaattattattattattattattattattattattattattattattattattattattattattattattacgatgatgatgatgatgatgatgatgatgatgatgaaactAAAAACCAACTTTGACATTTTAAGGCACAACGTATGGTCAGATAGCTACCTTTGTGTGCGACGCTGGTCATGAGCTGAACGGCAACACTCGTATCAGATGCAATGCTAGCGGCCTATGGAATGGTTTAACGCCATCATGCATTTTGTCAGGTAATCCTTGATGTtcgacaccaccaccaccaccaccaccagcaaaTCCACGAACATCACCAACACTATCAACACTTCTTTTATTACTTCCTCTACCACTTCCGCTACCACCTTTACTATCACTACTACTAccaaaactactactactactgctactactacaacCTCTACAACTATCACTATTATTACCAtctccatcaccaccatcaccaccaccaccactactaccactactactactaaagctactactacttttactactactactactactactactactactactactactactactactactactactactactactactactactactactactactactactactactactatactactactactactactactactactactactactactactactactactactactactactactactactgctactaccactaccaccaccacctccaccaccactaccactaccactaccactaccattactaccactaccactaccacttccacaaccaccaccaccaccaccaccactaccaccatcaccactaccaccaccactaccaatatcaccaccaccactacaaGTACTAAGAACCGCATCATGGGCGTTAAACCAGCGATATACTTTTACCCAGTTAGGAGGTTCATACGATATGTGCACACTAAAAACAATAATCAgaataatttagaaataaaaattaacaagtacaacatttaaaatacgaaataacctgcagaaaacatgatatatCAAACGCTCACGTAACAGAAGGATATATGACTctgaaagtttatttttcacaattatgacAGACAAATTCATGTAGATATTGTCCGTGGTTCTTCCATCCTTGCTATTTAACAGGTGACGTGATCGCAACTACCTCCAGCAAACCAAACCTTAAACCTCTCTACATCATGCCGTGCTTGTGCAATCCACACAAGGCGTTTGCTGGACTCACTCAAGACGAGATCATTGAGCAGCTTGTTCGGAACACCTCTGTTGAAAAGAAGAACACCTCCGCATTCCTTAACAAATACATAAGCCGGGAAGATAACCGCCCAGTTAGCGTTACTACAGGGTTTGCCAGCGTGTGTGTCATCAGCACTATGCTCGCGGTAATTGTGTGCTCGGATATAAGGAACTTCGTACGGCATATGAATAATTATGGATCCATCTTTGTCCGATCTcgcaaaaataaaaacaaatagacTATGCGCATAAAACTGCCTTTgaattgtttatgaaaaataagtgCGGTGTTTATTCAATTGACTGTAAGCCAGCTTGACACAAATACATGCGCTTCTAATGTTTGGTAATGCGACTGTGAAGTCTCAAATTATTCATACGCCGAGAAATAAACTCATTTCAATATGACTTCATATAAAAGCTAATTAAATCATATGACTGTATGTGTATGAAATGACGGATATCACTTCAGATTCAGTGCGGCACCACTCATCATTAGGGGATATCCTTTTCCTGTTTGAATACGTCACGCAGACATGATTCCAGTAGTATTTGAGTAGCATAATGTCATATTTGTTATTCTTGATAATAAGCGTACACTACATAAACAACTACGGTAACAACTACGTTAGAAACACATCACACCAGAGGCGTAACCATTCTTTTTTCTATCCCGCCTACGTCACATTTACTGTATGACTTAGTTTCGATCGTGCAGCTGATCCTAAGTACAGTTTGGGTAGTGCATTATAGTATCAAACAGGATAGCACAGTTTGGGTAGTGCATTATAGTATCAAACAGGATCAGCACAGTTTGGGTAGTGTATTATAGTATACAACAGAATAGCACAGTTTGGGTAGTGTATTATAGTATCAAACAGGATCAGTACAGTTTGGGTATTGCATTATAGTATCAAACAGGATAGCACAGTTTGGGTAGTGTATTATAGTATACAACAGAATAGCACAGTTTGGGTAGTGTATTATAGTATCAAACAGGATAGCACAGTTTGGGTAGTGCATTATAGTATCAAACAGGATCAGCACAGTTTGGGTAGTGTATTATAGTATACAACAGAATAGCACAGTTTGGGTAGTGTATTATAGTATCAAACAGGATCAGTACAGTTTGGGTATTGCATTATAGTATCCAACAGAATCAGCACAGTTTGGGTAGTGTATTATAGTATACAACAGAATCAGCACAGTTTGGGTAGTGTATTATAGTATCAAACAGAATCAGCACAGTTTGGGTAGTGTATTATAGTATACAACAGGATCAGCACAGTTTGGGTAGTGTATTATAGTATACAACAGAATCAGCACAGGTTAAGTAGTGTATTATAGTATACAACAGAATCAGGACAGTTCGGGTAGTGTATTATAGTATCAAACAGAATCAGGACAGGTTGGGTAGTGCATTATAATATCAAACAGAATCAGCACAGTTAGGGTAGTGTATTATAGTATCAAACAGAATCAGGACAGGTTGGGTAGTGCATTATAGTATCAAACAGGATCAGCACAGTTTGGGAAGTGTATTATAGTATCAAACAATCTTGTTGTACCTGAATAGGTTATTCAGATGACAATATTGAGCAATTTAAACAGTAATCAAACCGAAGATTAACTATGGCAGTAagaaatataaagtaaaaacaacagTAACAAGTTCTGAAGAACGCGGGACAGGAAACAATATTAGCTTGAATAAGGAACGGAAATTAACTTTCGGTTTCAACATTCgtaactcctcggccattttttcaaaaacaacctcggatgtatgccggtacatctattgaagtagtccgtattttttttgaataaaagcattaaagtgaagtgtattatggcaaacataattacgattcccaagagttaagtcataaattttaactactaaataagattactacgcgatctatttgcagcggacttaaacgttccactttttaagtatgtaaacggtccatatacatccgaggttgtttttgaaaaaatggccgaggagctccgaatgtcgGTTTCAAATTACCATAACCGCGCCGAGATATACCGTCTCGCTCGTAAACGGTAACAGGACGTTGTACACGAGTTTTTCCAACAGTGCCACACTTTTGTAAGCTATAACATCTTGATCGAAAGCACCTTTAAGTATTTTCGTTATTGTTTCGTTTTCggaaagtaaattaaatatttgcgACGATATCACAGACAACtgtacaaaattaaatgatacTCATCAATTCTTACATAGGACATGTAGACGTTATTTTGCCATTACAGATATACTTTTTGTATGTTGTAGATATTGATTTTACGATGTGTTTGAAATGAGTATCATAAACGGTCACTGatttacatacaaacacaaaacaggAAAGTTAAATACAGCTAAATGCTCAAAAGGTAAACCAATGTTGATAAGGAATACCATCATTTCGAAGTGGTGCAATATGACAGTGAGTTAGTTATTCCCGTATTGTATTTTCACGATGACAACATACTTTATTATGACCATGTTTATCTTAAACTATTTGTGTTGAGTATTTGTAGAAAATTATGTACATTCAAGTAACGGAAATCTGTCTTTAATGCGcgtattttgttgttaaaagaaAGCGAATACACTGAACGATATTTAGttaaatacacacaaacacTATGCACAAGGAACATACGCATACCGATCTTCTTATTTAGGTTATTCATCATATATTTTAGATGTCGTTCAAAAAGCAATAGTTGGTTTATTCTTGATAACGACGTCGATGGTCTGAATTAAAAAgctataatacaatataattatgtgactatttacaataatgttattttttaaatattgcatggtgataaatgacgtcatatatgctacgtcggaaggcaatattttgcttaaaatgaagacttaaatcaaagataacttttctttaactacaccattttaaataaaacaaagggcagtctatgccgcttaaagagccccacctttgttttataaccggagtttgattaggcgattagtttcatcaaacacttcgacaaacctgtttccaaaataatgttttgacagtgctccgtcagacagccgtattgtgaaaaggtttgtcgaagtgtttgaagaaacttaACTTCTActaactaaactctcaatcaaactctggtaaaaaacCGAAGACGGGGCTCCttaagaggcgtagactgcgctatgtttcatcgcaaatggtgaagaaatagtgaagttatttttgttttaagtcttcattcgaagcaaaatattgccttccgacgtagcatttatgacgtaatttatcacgtggtatacacacactgtgataTGTAAACAACATTGGCCAACTTGGACAATACCATCCAACGACCAGTTCTTACTAGATACTCTATTCACCAAAATATTTCTCGCTAACTGCGGAAAAGTTATAAAATGGGTTATACATTGCTATGTATGATGAATTCAGTACTATATTGATTATGCATTTTAGGTGACCAAGATTCATTTAAGTAAACTATACTTTCTCTATGTTATTTTTGGAATGCGTTaatcaggattttttttttcaaatccatCTAGATGTTTCTATTTATTCCATGTATAGAAGATGTAGAAGATACGAGATTCTTATTTGGTATATGAGGGAAAATTACTCTGATCATTGGTCTTTGGGTAAAATTAAGGTTTCTTTAAAAATTTCAGCAGTGCTTGAACATTTGTAAAATCTtagatttaattaaaattattctgTTAGGATAACATATCAaccatttgtgtttttttctgaagtgTTGTTGGATTGAAGTAGTGTTAATATAGTGTGTACAATGTTGCATGTGGATTTAATTCTGAGGACATCAAGTTAACCATAATAAGTGAAGATATTTTGTGAGCTTTTGGACATTATTCTTTATTCAAAGATATTTGAATTTTAGCATTactttttcgatttttttattgtaaaaatgttagtaaataaatgttgttattgtttatagttATTGCTGGTTTCTTTTTCTCTGTTACCATTAGTGTTAAGTAAAAATACAACTGCGGTGTTTTGaaccaatcatttatttatcattattgatataaatcataaacataTGGTGTAAAACCACCCCTACTTGCTAATACAATGAAGACAGCAATTTGGAACATATGGTTGCCTGCTCGTGCAGAAGGACGATATATGACATAAGGTATGTGTGTTACAAAATGTGTTCCTTCACAAAGCGCCACAAAGCGTGTCggtttaaaattgatattttcaaatgttttaagtaGCAATTTTCCTTGATTGTTGTTGAGAGTTTAtccacaaaatatcaaaaccagTTACGTCACACCTGTCACGTTTATTTATTGCTTTGCCACTTTCAAAAATTGTTCCTTGGTTCAAACTTTTTCAACGGACGATTGTGAAAATTCCGTTGCCCCATTTGGTAATGTCTAAACTGATacatatgaaaacaacattGCTCAAAATTAATAGTATTGCTAAACACGAGTACATTCGTTTGCCATTCCTATATAATAAGGAATAGCTGTGTGGATTGATTATAAAAACTACTACTTGTACGTTAGTAAAGTAAATAAAACGTCTGTAGccttttattgcaaaattgaGTGTCTATATACATTTTAGCATCTTGTGGAGCTCGATTAGGTCAACagtttttaaataacatattct
Coding sequences:
- the LOC128221557 gene encoding sushi, von Willebrand factor type A, EGF and pentraxin domain-containing protein 1-like, whose product is MGCTFVNINWVYKYDMCTEDYADASNLHIVPECPVIANTSSYTVNLPEERQPGTVLTFACHLGTVNTSGNLSRTCLNATVPDWSGDIPVCSPVTCANPSTQLNTDFSLIPPLTAPVYGTMAIYGCDAGYMPVGNGTITCQSEGTWTDLELVCVYETCGLPPDVANGSFKVYTRNRLYVDLIPFRAIYSCNAGHVLSGNSIVTCDSNDDGWTGTPPTCTFVDCGIPLNLKYGQFAYNETYYGSVAVIECDASNELSEHSTISCNTEGEWIGNVSCPLPLCETPSTPVKGDVFFSSLEINATASFTCQDGYVLNGAMNRTCLDNLQWSFIEPTCVIVDCGILLNPDNGSVNLTSGTTFQQDASYSCDIGFTLVGSDKRVCLEDGTWNESEPVCQLVDCGLPPALHNGSYSSSSGTVYLSQLVYSCNIGFTISRNDTIVCSHTGVWNGTMPRCTAVDCGPVTAPDNGEVVFPGGDVIATTSSKPNLKPLYIMPCLCNPHKAFAGLTQDEIIEQLVRNTSVEKKNTSAFLNKYISREDNRPVSVTTGFASVCVISTMLAVIVCSDIRNFVRHMNNYGSIFVRSRKNKNK